Proteins encoded together in one Lysobacterales bacterium window:
- a CDS encoding response regulator transcription factor, with protein MRILLVEDEAPLRETLAARLKREGYAVDTACDGEEAIFLGKEVPFDVAIIDLGLPKMTGLELIQKLRGMGQKYPILILTARSSWQDKVEGLKTGADDYLVKPFHVEELLARINALMRRATGWSKPQLECGPIELDTTAQTVAVSGNSVELTTYEYKVLEYLMLHAGELVSKADLTEHIYQQDFDRDSNVLEVFIGRLRRKLDPDTTLKPIETVRGRGYRFAIPRTN; from the coding sequence ATGCGGATCCTGCTCGTCGAAGATGAAGCGCCGCTGCGCGAGACCCTGGCCGCGCGCCTGAAGCGCGAAGGCTATGCCGTCGACACCGCCTGCGACGGCGAAGAAGCGATCTTCCTCGGCAAGGAAGTTCCGTTCGATGTCGCCATCATCGATCTCGGGCTGCCGAAAATGACCGGCCTGGAACTGATCCAGAAGCTGCGCGGCATGGGCCAGAAGTACCCGATCCTGATCCTGACCGCGCGTTCGAGCTGGCAGGACAAGGTCGAAGGCCTGAAGACCGGCGCCGACGATTACCTGGTGAAGCCGTTCCATGTCGAGGAACTGCTCGCGCGCATCAATGCCCTGATGCGCCGCGCCACCGGCTGGAGCAAGCCGCAGCTCGAATGCGGCCCGATCGAACTCGACACCACGGCGCAGACTGTGGCCGTTTCCGGCAACAGCGTCGAGCTCACCACCTACGAATACAAGGTGCTCGAGTACCTGATGCTGCACGCCGGCGAACTGGTTTCCAAGGCCGACCTGACCGAACACATCTACCAGCAGGACTTCGATCGCGATTCGAACGTGCTCGAAGTGTTCATTGGGCGCCTGCGCCGCAAGCTCGATCCGGATACCACACTCAAGCCGATCGAGACCGTGCGCGGCCGCGGCTACCGCTTCGCGATTCCGCGCACGAACTGA
- the thrC gene encoding threonine synthase, giving the protein MHVISTRGGDRCSVVDALQRGLARDGGLYVPEHWLRLTAADFTGQDALCDVAATLLRPFLADSPLADQVDAICHEALDFDTPLVALNDGRTHLLELFHGPTGAFKDVGARVLAACLSRLREPDAADLTVLVATSGDTGSAVAGAFHRRSGFKVAVLFPDHGVSPRQKHLLSCFGDNVASFAVDGSFDDCQAMVKAAFANAELQAAVPLTSANSISIGRLLPQMAYYAQAALRHARRGGAPLNFAIPSGNLGNALAAVWARALGLPIGDIAIVTNANRVLPEFFASGEYRPHPSIATIANAMDVGAPSNLERLRAGFADSSGLHALAVDDDTIRHRVGAFLAEFDTVICPHTATAAEFVAQRREAGDRRDWAIVATAHPAKFEAVVEPLIGRRVPVPETLARWLREPAQARPLRAEAEALATALGAG; this is encoded by the coding sequence ATGCACGTGATCTCCACCCGCGGCGGCGACCGCTGCAGCGTCGTCGATGCCTTGCAACGTGGCCTGGCGCGCGATGGCGGACTGTATGTGCCCGAGCACTGGCTGCGGCTCACCGCCGCGGATTTCACCGGCCAGGACGCGCTTTGCGACGTCGCCGCCACGCTGCTGCGCCCGTTCCTCGCCGATTCGCCACTGGCCGACCAGGTCGATGCGATCTGCCACGAGGCGCTCGACTTCGACACCCCGCTGGTGGCGCTGAACGACGGCCGCACGCATCTGCTGGAGCTGTTCCACGGCCCGACCGGCGCGTTCAAGGATGTCGGTGCGCGCGTGCTCGCGGCCTGCCTGTCGCGTCTGCGTGAACCGGATGCCGCGGATTTGACGGTCTTGGTCGCAACCAGCGGCGATACCGGTTCGGCGGTCGCTGGCGCTTTCCACCGACGTTCTGGCTTCAAGGTTGCGGTGCTGTTCCCGGACCACGGCGTGTCGCCGCGCCAGAAGCACCTGCTGTCCTGTTTCGGCGACAACGTCGCCAGCTTCGCCGTCGATGGCAGCTTCGACGACTGCCAGGCCATGGTCAAAGCCGCGTTCGCCAACGCCGAACTGCAGGCGGCAGTACCGCTGACCAGCGCCAACAGCATCAGCATCGGCCGCTTGCTGCCGCAGATGGCCTACTACGCACAGGCCGCCCTGCGCCACGCGCGACGAGGCGGCGCGCCCCTGAACTTCGCGATCCCGAGCGGCAACCTCGGCAACGCGCTGGCTGCGGTCTGGGCACGCGCGCTCGGCCTGCCGATCGGCGACATCGCGATCGTGACCAATGCCAACCGCGTGCTGCCCGAATTCTTCGCCAGCGGCGAATACCGGCCGCATCCCTCGATCGCCACCATCGCCAACGCGATGGACGTGGGCGCGCCGAGCAACCTCGAACGCCTGCGCGCAGGGTTCGCCGACAGCAGCGGTCTGCATGCGCTCGCGGTCGACGATGACACCATCCGTCACCGCGTCGGGGCTTTCCTTGCCGAGTTCGACACGGTGATTTGCCCGCACACCGCGACCGCCGCCGAGTTCGTCGCGCAGCGGCGCGAAGCCGGGGATCGGCGTGACTGGGCGATCGTCGCGACCGCGCATCCGGCCAAGTTCGAGGCGGTGGTCGAGCCCCTGATCGGTCGCCGCGTGCCCGTTCCGGAGACGCTGGCACGCTGGCTGCGCGAACCGGCGCAGGCACGCCCGCTGCGCGCCGAAGCTGAAGCGCTGGCCACTGCGCTCGGCGCCGGTTGA